The Deferribacterota bacterium genome contains the following window.
ATTATTGCCCTATCATAGCTCTTTTTCACAAAGAATAATGATTCTGAGTCTCTTGGAATTATAAAAACACCGTTCTGCATAGTTCCTGTAAAATAGAATATATCTAAACTATCAAAAAAAACAGCCAAAGCCCATTCACTATCATAAAGACTTAGGTTTTTTCTAAATCTTTCTTCTCTAATAATTAATTCATTTTCTAAATTGTATTTTTTAACCATTTATAAAATCTGCTCTATATTCATTCTTTTGTTGTTCACTAGATTTTTTAATTTATCTAATACCCTTTTTTCAATTTGTCTTACCCTTTCTCTAGTAATAGAGAAATCCTCACCAATCTTTTCTAAAGTCTCCTGCTCACATCCATTTAAACCAAATCTTCTTATTATAATATCTTTTTCTGTATCATTAAGACAATCGAGTAACTTATTCAAAAGTCTTTGTAAGCTCTTGTTACGTGCCACTGTATATGGATCTAGCTCTTCATTCTCAATAACAATCAATTCATGGAGCGTTACCTTCTCATCATCCTTTAAAGGATAATCCATTGAAGAATCTTGCCTCATTGCATCATACACCCTTTTTAATAAATCCATGGTTATATCAGTGTGCTTGGCAATTTCTGATATAGTTGGCTCTCTGCCTAGCCTATGTTTTAACCTATCTTGTGTTTTTAACACTTTGTTGATTAGCTCAGTTATATGTATAGGTATACGCACGATTTTTGTTTGATTTAGTAGTGCCCTTTCAATTGACTGTTTTATCCACCATGTAGCATAGGTGCTAAATTTAAACCCCTTTGTATAGTCAAATTTTTCAACTGCTCTTATTAGCCCAATATTACCCTCCATAGCAAGATCTGGTAGAGATAAACCCCTACCAGTATATTTTTTAGCAATTGCTACAACCAATCTAAGGTTAGATTTTATCATCAAATCCTTAGCCTCTTGATCACCCTCTTGTATCTTCTTTGCTAATTCTGACTCTTCTTCCCTTGTTAGTATTGGGTATGAAGAAATCTCCTTAAGATATATCCTAAAGATTTCAATATTTGTAACATTTTGAATTAATGCCGAATTATTATCAGAATTTTTAAAATCACTCACACTTTCCCCCCATGCACAAAATATAATTATATTTTTTTATATAATATTATTTTAATCTAATATAAAATCAACAAACTTACAAGGCGCCAACTTATAAATTAACAATTTATTGACGTCTTTCACAATTTTAACTATCCTGCCTTTGTAAGGCAGAACCATAACTCCTCCCACATAAAGCTGTTCTACTAATAAATCTGGAACCTGAGTCAACTCTGCTGATATAATTATATTATTAAATGGGGCGTATTTAGGGAGCCCCTCAATACCGTTTGATAGGCTAAATATAACATTGCCAATATAAAGTTTTCTTATAACATTTGAAGCTCTTAGGTATAACTTTGGGTTAATCTCAATCGTATAGACATCTCTAAATATGTTAGCTAATATAGCAGTTTGATACCCTGAACCTGTTCCAACTTCTAAAACATTATGCTCTTTTTTCAAATTTAGATAAGAGATCATATATGCCATTGTAGATGGCTTAGTCATAGTTTGATTAAAACCAATAGGCAGAGATAAATCCATATAAATCTTATATTTTAAAGCCTTGTCAAGAAAATATTCCCTAGGAACCTTACCAAAAGCTTCCATTATTAATCCATTATTATTGCAGGATGGTCCTATAATTTCATTTAAAAATCTTTCTTTTCTTGTCAACATAAAACTATCTTACTATCTGCGTTCCTATCCCTTTATCTGTAAATAGTTCTAACAATAGTGAATGTATAATGGTTCCATTTATAATATGTACTTTATTAACCCCTGATCTAACAGCATGAATAACGGCCTCTAATTTTGGTATCATCCCACCGTTAATATAACCCTCACTGTTTAAGCTCTCAAGCTTATCTAATGTAATAGTTGAAACTAACTTCCCACTTTTATCAAGTAAGCCCTCTACATCTGTAAGCACAATTAATTTTTCAGCATTTAAAGAGGCAGCTAAATAACCAGCAACCATATCAGCATTTATATTATAGGTTACAAACTCTTCATCAACCCCAATTGGAGCAATAACAGGTATATAACTACTTTCCACTTGTTTTATTAGTTCACTATTTATAGCTGTAATTATACCAACCTGCCCTAAATCAACAAATTTATTATCTGAATACATCTTCTTCTTCTCAACTCTTATTATTGGGCCATCTTTTCCAGAGAGACCAATCGCTTTACCACCCATTTTATTAATTAAATTGACTATATCTTTATTGACATTGCCAGATAACACCATTTCAACTAATTCCATTGTCTCATTATCGGTAATCCTAAGTCCGTTTACAAATTTTGATTTAACCCCAACCCTTTTTAATAATGTATTAATTTGAGGTCCTCCCCCATGAACTATAATTATATTTATACCTATAAACTTCAGAAGCACAATATCCTTTGCAAAGTTAGCACGTAAATTTTCATCTACCATTGCAGAACCACCATATTTAATAACAATAGTCTTGCCATAAAACCTTCTGATATAAGGTAGAGCTTCAATTAGGATATTGGCTTTCTTTATTTCATTTTCTATATTCATTTTTCAGCTATAACAAAAGCATCGGGGTAGACACCCTGAATATCTCTTAAAAAATCCTCTGCTTTTTCCCTATCTTTAAAACCACAAATATAAACTCTATAAAAGATTTTTCCATTTATATCAACGCTTTTAATCTTTGTATTATCCAATCTATTTGCTAGATTAGTTGCATTACTATAGGAATTAAAAGATCCTATCTGAATTGCAAAGCTCCCTTTATCTATATCTAATTTTTTACCTCTTACCATATAGTAATTGGGGTTTTCCGATAAAAGCGTTACCCTAACCCGTGCAAGTCCTTTATCAACTATGCCAATTTTTTTAGCAGCGCTATAGGACAAATCAATTATCCTACCTCTGACAAAAGGCCCTCTATCATTAATTCTAACTACAACTTTTTTACCATTTTCTAAATTATCTACTGAAACATAACTTCCAAGCGGAAGGGTTTTATGTGCAGCTGTCATCTTATACATATCATAAACCTCACCACTAGCTGTTAATTGCCCATGCTCTTCACTACCATACCAAGATGCTATACCTGTCTCAGTGTATTTATCTACACTAGCTAAAGGATAGTAGGTCACCCCCCTAATAACATAGGGTTTGCCATAACTTACCCTAGAATATTTAGTATTACTACTATAATATCTACCATAATAGGAATCCCCTTGCGCA
Protein-coding sequences here:
- a CDS encoding sigma-70 family RNA polymerase sigma factor, whose product is MSDFKNSDNNSALIQNVTNIEIFRIYLKEISSYPILTREEESELAKKIQEGDQEAKDLMIKSNLRLVVAIAKKYTGRGLSLPDLAMEGNIGLIRAVEKFDYTKGFKFSTYATWWIKQSIERALLNQTKIVRIPIHITELINKVLKTQDRLKHRLGREPTISEIAKHTDITMDLLKRVYDAMRQDSSMDYPLKDDEKVTLHELIVIENEELDPYTVARNKSLQRLLNKLLDCLNDTEKDIIIRRFGLNGCEQETLEKIGEDFSITRERVRQIEKRVLDKLKNLVNNKRMNIEQIL
- a CDS encoding septal ring lytic transglycosylase RlpA family protein, producing MYFFAFYIVSCANSAQGDSYYGRYYSSNTKYSRVSYGKPYVIRGVTYYPLASVDKYTETGIASWYGSEEHGQLTASGEVYDMYKMTAAHKTLPLGSYVSVDNLENGKKVVVRINDRGPFVRGRIIDLSYSAAKKIGIVDKGLARVRVTLLSENPNYYMVRGKKLDIDKGSFAIQIGSFNSYSNATNLANRLDNTKIKSVDINGKIFYRVYICGFKDREKAEDFLRDIQGVYPDAFVIAEK
- the argB gene encoding acetylglutamate kinase, translating into MNIENEIKKANILIEALPYIRRFYGKTIVIKYGGSAMVDENLRANFAKDIVLLKFIGINIIIVHGGGPQINTLLKRVGVKSKFVNGLRITDNETMELVEMVLSGNVNKDIVNLINKMGGKAIGLSGKDGPIIRVEKKKMYSDNKFVDLGQVGIITAINSELIKQVESSYIPVIAPIGVDEEFVTYNINADMVAGYLAASLNAEKLIVLTDVEGLLDKSGKLVSTITLDKLESLNSEGYINGGMIPKLEAVIHAVRSGVNKVHIINGTIIHSLLLELFTDKGIGTQIVR
- a CDS encoding rRNA adenine N-6-methyltransferase family protein; the encoded protein is MLTRKERFLNEIIGPSCNNNGLIMEAFGKVPREYFLDKALKYKIYMDLSLPIGFNQTMTKPSTMAYMISYLNLKKEHNVLEVGTGSGYQTAILANIFRDVYTIEINPKLYLRASNVIRKLYIGNVIFSLSNGIEGLPKYAPFNNIIISAELTQVPDLLVEQLYVGGVMVLPYKGRIVKIVKDVNKLLIYKLAPCKFVDFILD